Proteins from one Archocentrus centrarchus isolate MPI-CPG fArcCen1 chromosome 8, fArcCen1, whole genome shotgun sequence genomic window:
- the LOC115783986 gene encoding calcium-dependent protein kinase 25-like isoform X5: MFKRNIKAELKGIAELPDSSMNSAEDCMVRGQKRKVSDDDEGCFRPAKEIKFFHHVLNDEEQASSTVEKSKDPKPKRFVKQLKFEVRSVVQLRDPSMNLAEDCMVRGQKRKVSDDDEGCFRPAKERKLFHHVLNDEEQASSSVEKSKDPKPKRFVKQLNFEVRSVVQLRDPSMNSVEDACMVRGQKRKVSDDDEDLFRPAKEIKLFHHVLNDEEHVEEEDKCMFFTEISESSTDPKEKVCKRKATGDGKASPAKKQKSLDQEESKCSAEELEAAKICEFKAKYVELHKLGKGGCGTVFAGYRKEDNFPVAIKHIPESDVPCKVKAENGKQIPMEVAAMLKLAAGTPGSSATVSLLDWFDLSKELILVMERPVPAVDLDKYIEEYADTITEETAKVILKQLIEAAKELEDKNVFHRDIKTDNILIETGSDVPRVRLIDFGVSCFCNKHSRYTVFAGTPAYFPPEWTIHESYRPGPTTVWQLGAVLYKTVHAGAFFDTLYVLEGSLEISERLSENCQDFLKMCFNLDPKRRPKLKDLLRHRWFR, translated from the exons ATGTTTAAAAGGAATATTAAAGCTGAATTAAAGGGCATCGCCGAGCTGCCCGATTCTTCCATGAACTCGGCTGAAGACTGCATGGTCAGAGGACAGAAACGCAAGGTCTCTGACGATGACGAGGGCTGTTTTAGACCAGCAAAGGAAATTAAATTTTTTCACCACGTGCTCAATGATGAGGAGCAAGCATCCTCAACCGTGGAAAAAAGTAAAG ATCCAAAACCCAAGAGGTTTGTAAAGCAGCTCAAATTTGAAGTAAGGAGCGTCGTTCAGTTGCGTGATCCTTCCATGAACTTGGCTGAAGACTGCATGGTCAGAGGACAGAAACGGAAGGTCTCAGACGATGACGAGGGCTGTTTTAGACCAGCAAAGGAGAGGAAACTTTTTCACCACGTGCTCAATGATGAGGAGCAAGCATCCTCCTCCGTGGAAAAAAGTAAAG ATCCAAAACCCAAGAGGTTTGTAAAGCAGCTCAACTTTGAAGTAAGGAGTGTCGTTCAGTTGCGTGATCCTTCCATGAACTCGGTTGAAGACGCATGCATGGTCAGAGGACAAAAAAGGAAGGTCTCAGATGATGACGAGGACTTATTTAGACCAGCGAAGGAAATTAAACTTTTTCACCACGTGCTCAATGATGAGGAGCACGTTGAGGAGGAAGATAAGTGCATGTTTTTCACTGAAATTTCAGAGAGCTCCACTGATCCAAAAGAAAAGGTGTGCAAGAGGAAAGCCACAGGTGATGGAAAAGCATCACCAGCAAAGAAACAGAAGAGCCTGGACCAGGAGGAGAGCAAATGCAGCGCCGAAGAATTAGAGGCTGCAAAAATCT GTGAATTTAAAGCCAAGTACGTGGAGCTGCACAAGCTTGGAAAAGGAGGGTGTGGAACAGTGTTTGCCGGCTACAGGAAAGAAGACAATTTTCCA GTCGCTATCAAACACATTCCAGAGAGTGATGTCCCCTGCAAAGTAAAG GCTGAGAACGGGAAGCAAATCCCCATGGAAGTGGCTGCCATGCTCAAACTTGCAGCTGGAACACCAGGATCATCAGCTACCGTGTCCTTGCTGGACTGGTTCGATTTGAGCAAGGAGCTGATCCTGGTGATGGAGAGACCTGTCCCTGCTGTGGACTTAGATAAATACATAGAGGAATATGCAGATACTATAACAGAGGAGACAGCCAAG GTCATTCTAAAACAACTGATTGAGGCGGCAAAAGAACTCGAGGATAAAAACGTCTTTCACCGGGACATCAAGACTGACAATATTCTGATTGAGACCGGCTCCGATGTGCCTCGTGTTCGCCTCATTGACTTTGGAGTGAGCTGCTTTTGTAACAAACACTCACGGTACACCGTTTTTGCTG gCACACCTGCTTACTTCCCTCCAGAGTGGACGATCCACGAGTCCTATAGGCCTGGACCCACCACAGTGTGGCAGCTGGGAGCGGTGTTGTATAAAACAGTCCATGCAGGAGCCTTCTTTGATACACTATATGTCCTTGAAGGGAGCTTAGAAATTAGCGAGAGGCTGTCTGAAA ACTGCCAGGATttcttgaaaatgtgtttcaacctGGACCCCAAAAGACGCCCGAAACTGAAGGACCTCCTGCGTCATCGATGGTTCAGATGa